A genomic segment from Spinacia oleracea cultivar Varoflay chromosome 3, BTI_SOV_V1, whole genome shotgun sequence encodes:
- the LOC110780347 gene encoding uncharacterized protein — MAFEDSKSNQQNSQQNDGDRVNLDPYFVANSDNPTSSLVAVVFNGMNFTSWSRNVKHALIAKNKEGFINGDILKPAVNHKDYSKWKRADFLVVSWILSSMNNDLADVLDTLIICNCLFLKKVAEFEEDDKMMKFLLGLNGGFEGTVTNVLSMDPLPSINKVFSITQQIEKQKEVSNVVAESNAMNSSAMAAQIHKSGQFQRSTNGQGRKDWKDLMKEKMYKFASKGFQPTGNRLAAHVHSADVGDNPLDDTIADSGTVNNEMLNAICLEVMKAMKGKHAQNGETSGNSCSYANYAGIMSHSFNCTVSTLHDKCLWIVDSSACDHMTYDETLLINKRKLQSLIKFGLPDGTQMTVDTIGDIILSDKLILNDVLLVYGFKHNLLSVGRLIEGVHIVFTSTGYSFKDPVSSKVIGAGQRLQGLYYFVQDTDCNSSTGRNNTGIVRKELHCNTVANVISDNVSNVNRMRLPNKTATSIGQSKVDTQG, encoded by the exons ATGGCGTTTGAAGATTCAAAAAGTAATCAGCAGAATTCTCAGCAAAATGATGGAGATAGAGTTAATCTCGATCCTTATTTTGTAGCAAATTCGGATAATCCTACATCTTCTTTAGTTGCTGTGGTATTCAATGGTATGAATTTCACTAGCTGGAGTAGAAATGTTAAACATGCACTAATTGCTAAGAACAAAGAAGGATTCATCAATGGAGATATTCTAAAACCTGCTGTAAATCACAAAGATTATTCTAAATGGAAACGTGCGGATTTTTTGGTGGTTAGCTGGATATTGAGTTCAATGAATAATGATTTGGCTGATGTTTTGGATACATTGATAAT ATGCAATTGCTTGTTTCTGAAGAAGGTAGCagaatttgaagaagatgatAAGATGATGAAATTCCTGCTTGGTTTGAATGGAGGCTTCGAAGGAACTGTTACAAATGTTTTGTCTATGGATCCATTGCCTAGTATAAACAAAGTCTTTTCTATTACTCAACAAATAGAAAAACAGAAGGAGGTTAGCAATGTTGTTGCTGAAAGCAATGCTATGAATAGTAGTGCAATGGCTGCTCAGATTCATAAGAGTGGTCAGTTTCAGAGATCCACTAATGGTCAAGGGAGAAAGGATTGGAAAGACCTAATGAAGGAGAAAATGTACAAATTT GCATCAAAGGGGTTCCAACCAACTGGAAACAGGCTTGCAGCTCATGTTCATTCTGCAGATGTTGGTGACAATCCACTTGATGATACAATTGCTGATTCTGGAACTGTGAATAATGAGATGCTGAATGCTATATGTCTTGAAGTCATGAAAGCAATGAAAGGCAAGCATGCACAGAATGGTGAAACCAGTGGAAATTCTTGCTCATATGCCAACTATGCAGGTATAATGTCACATTCTTTTAATTGCACTGTGAGTACATTACATGATAAGTGTTTATGGATTGTGGATTCTAGTGCATGTGATCACATGACATATGATGAAACTTTGCtgataaataaaagaaaactgCAAAGCTTGATTAAATTTGGATTACCTGATGGAACTCAAATGACTGTGGACACTATAGGTGACATAATTTTGAGTGATAAGCTGATATTGAATGATGTTTTGTTGGTATATGGTTTCAAACACAATTTGCTATCTGTTGGAAGATTGATAGAAGGAGTTCATATTGTATTCACTAGTACTGGGTATTCTTTCAAGGACCCTGTTAGTTCCAAAGTGATTGGTGCTGGACAAAGATTACAAGGTCTATACTACTTTGTCCAAGATACAGACTGCAACAGTTCTACTGGAAGGAATAATACTGGAATAGTCAGAAAGGAATTGCATTGTAATACAGTAGCAAATGTAATTTCTGATAATGTGAGCAATGTA